From the genome of Mesorhizobium japonicum MAFF 303099, one region includes:
- a CDS encoding beta-ketoacyl-ACP synthase: MSSPCDVVITGIGLVSSLGEGPDAHWQKLAQPGLQPVLEAARFAPYTVHPLPEIDWNLQIAKRGDQRQMETWQRLGTYAAGLALDDAGIKGNDELCTTMDMVVAAGGGERDEAVDAAILAASESRNDRDVLLNEKLTTELRPTLFLAQLSNLLAGNISIVHKVTGSSRTFMGEEGAGVSAVETAAARIRSGQSTHVLVGGAFQTEHSDMLLGYELAGYLHRGPWKPVWQRQGAEGGGVVSGSGGAFLVLEQREHAESRGRKIYAELGPVVSGRARRSRGELDAEIAGLLGAAALPNGKLLALSGASGAHAATSAEKTALDANPAISARGFSTLTGHMKEAQFPFAVALAALAVDRKAAYPVFDAAAEKPFEGIPASVLATAIGYHQFEGMALVKST; encoded by the coding sequence ATGAGTAGCCCCTGCGACGTCGTCATCACTGGTATCGGCCTTGTCTCCTCGCTGGGAGAAGGCCCTGACGCCCACTGGCAGAAACTCGCGCAACCGGGCCTGCAGCCGGTGCTCGAAGCCGCGCGCTTCGCGCCCTATACCGTTCATCCGCTGCCGGAGATCGACTGGAACCTGCAGATCGCCAAGCGTGGCGATCAGCGGCAGATGGAGACGTGGCAACGGCTTGGCACCTATGCCGCCGGCCTGGCGCTCGATGACGCCGGCATCAAGGGCAATGACGAGCTTTGCACGACCATGGACATGGTGGTGGCCGCCGGCGGCGGCGAGCGCGACGAGGCGGTCGACGCCGCTATCCTCGCCGCCTCGGAAAGCCGCAACGACCGCGACGTGCTGCTCAACGAGAAGCTGACCACCGAATTGCGGCCGACCTTGTTCCTCGCGCAGCTTTCCAACCTTCTCGCCGGCAACATCTCCATCGTCCATAAGGTGACGGGCTCCTCGCGCACCTTCATGGGCGAGGAAGGCGCAGGTGTTTCCGCCGTCGAGACGGCCGCGGCGCGCATCCGCTCGGGCCAGTCGACGCACGTGCTGGTCGGCGGCGCTTTCCAGACCGAACATTCCGATATGCTGCTCGGTTACGAGCTCGCCGGCTATCTGCATCGCGGCCCCTGGAAGCCTGTCTGGCAACGGCAGGGCGCCGAGGGCGGCGGCGTGGTCTCGGGCTCCGGCGGCGCCTTCCTGGTGCTGGAACAGCGCGAACACGCGGAAAGCCGTGGGCGCAAAATCTATGCCGAGCTCGGACCGGTCGTCTCAGGGCGGGCCAGGCGGTCGCGCGGAGAACTCGACGCCGAGATCGCCGGATTGCTCGGCGCGGCGGCCCTGCCGAACGGCAAGCTGCTGGCGCTTTCGGGTGCCTCGGGCGCGCATGCGGCAACGTCAGCCGAGAAAACAGCGCTCGATGCCAATCCGGCAATATCAGCACGCGGCTTCTCGACACTGACCGGGCACATGAAGGAAGCGCAGTTTCCGTTCGCCGTGGCGCTTGCCGCACTCGCCGTCGACCGCAAGGCCGCCTACCCCGTCTTCGATGCCGCAGCCGAAAAGCCGTTTGAGGGCATTCCCGCAAGCGTCCTTGCAACGGCGATCGGCTATCACCAATTCGAGGGCATGGCGCTGGTCAAGTCGACGTAA